From the genome of Papaver somniferum cultivar HN1 chromosome 2, ASM357369v1, whole genome shotgun sequence, one region includes:
- the LOC113350677 gene encoding metalloendoproteinase 1-like — METTKAVPFLQLLPFVLFFLLAILPNPTLSAPFGFLQELEGTHIGQTAPGLHHVKKYLKQFGYLNGGSPSAVHAYDDVFDSVLEYEITSYQLNYGIDATGSLDAETVKQMMMPRCGRADVVDAPTFFGSERREKMKQNEAAATTPQKWSSAHLTYRFSNAYNMSDKVDNQTLRSAVLQAFAKWEAVSNFKFTEETDGDLATDMVIGFHKGDHGDASSFDGQMGVVAYAFAPNDGRFYYDADDKWSTSPGSDTMDLESVAAHEIGHMLGLEHIFKPNAIMYPVFSPGSTKRQVQQEDVKALRAIYSS, encoded by the coding sequence ATGGAAACCACCAAAGCTGTTCCATTTCTTCAACTTCTACCatttgttcttttcttcttgttaGCCATTCTCCCTAACCCAACTCTATCTGCGCCATTCGGGTTTCTTCAAGAGCTCGAAGGAACTCACATTGGCCAGACCGCACCAGGTTTGCATCATGTTAAGAAATATCTTAAACAATTTGGATACTTGAATGGTGGGAGTCCTAGTGCAGTTCATGCATACGATGACGTGTTTGATAGCGTCTTAGAGTATGAAATCACAAGTTATCAACTCAACTACGGTATAGATGCCACTGGGAGTTTAGACGCCGAAACGGTGAAACAAATGATGATGCCTCGATGTGGAAGAGCAGACGTTGTCGACGCTCCAACTTTTTTCGGCTCCGAAAGGAGGGAGAAGATGAAGCAAAATGAAGCTGCAGCTACGACCCCACAAAAATGGTCAAGCGCTCACCTCACTTATCGATTTAGCAATGCCTATAATATGTCAGACAAAGTAGACAACCAAACCCTAAGATCTGCTGTTTTACAAGCTTTTGCGAAATGGGAAGCTGTGAGTAATTTCAAGTTCACAGAGGAGACAGATGGTGATTTAGCTACTGACATGGTTATTGGATTCCACAAAGGTGATCATGGTGATGCTTCTAGCTTTGATGGTCAAATGGGAGTAGTCGCTTACGCATTTGCACCAAATGATGGGAGGTTTTACTACGACGCGGATGATAAATGGAGTACTAGTCCAGGGTCTGACACGATGGACTTAGAATCTGTTGCTGCACATGAAATTGGACATATGTTAGGTCTAGAACATATTTTTAAGCCTAACGCAATCATGTATCCTGTGTTCTCACCTGGAAGCACCAAGAGGCAAGTGCAACAAGAAGACGTCAAAGCCTTACGAGCTATATACAGTTCCTGA
- the LOC113350678 gene encoding glycine-rich cell wall structural protein 2-like produces the protein MERDRKVVSFFLLMIITIVSVGLFNSVEVEGGRDIPVTGKTDSKGADTIKDAYQRQGLFHFGGGFHGFDPGYKHGGFFPGFGHGGSFPLPGESGFSHGFSGFPGQGGSFGGGSDQGGEPGEGTGIGGGGFGNGQGVGGGSGNGFGGVQGIGVGGGGSGFGGGQGVGVGGGGSGFGSSQGGDEDIGVGGGSGQNGGEGVSVGGFGSGQGGGSCSCASSSGFGGRQSGGGFGGFQSAFRKIPVPYKTTATTQATGEDGKATEINLEKNP, from the coding sequence ATGGAGAGAGATCGAAAGGTTGTGTCGTTCTTTCTTCTCATGATCATAACAATTGTATCTGTGGGTTTATTCAATagtgttgaagttgaaggaggAAGAGATATTCCAGTGACTGGCAAAACTGATAGTAAAGGTGCTGACACTATCAAAGATGCTTACCAACGTCAGGGCCTTTTTCATTTTGGCGGTGGCTTCCATGGTTTTGATCCGGGTTACAAACATGGTGGGTTCTTCCCTGGTTTTGGACATGGTGGGTCATTCCCTCTACCAGGTGAGTCGGGTTTCAGCCATGGTTTTTCTGGTTTTCCTGGGCAGGGAGGCAGctttggtggtggcagtgatcaAGGTGGTGAGCCAGGTGAAGGCACTGGCATAGGTGGCGGCGGTTTTGGCAACGGTCAAGGTGTAGGTGGTGGCAGTGGTAATGGTTTTGGTGGCGTTCAAGGCATCGGTgtaggtggtggtggcagtggttttGGTGGCGGTCAAGGCGTAGGTgtaggtggtggtggcagtggtttcGGGAGCAGTCAAGGTGGTGATGAAGACATTGGTGTAGGTGGTGGTAGTGGCCAAAATGGTGGTGAAGGTGTTAGCGTAGGTGGTTTTGGCAGCGGTCAAGGTGGTGGAAGCTGCAGCTGTGCCAGCAGCAGCGGCTTTGGTGGTAGACAAAGTGGTGGCGGCTTTGGTGGGTTCCAATCAGCATTTAGGAAAATCCCAGTTCCATACAAGACTACTGCTACTACTCAAGCTACTGGGGAGGACGGAAAAGCAACAGAGATTAACTTGGAAAAAAATCCCTGA
- the LOC113346993 gene encoding ATP-citrate synthase alpha chain protein 2-like codes for MARKKIREYDSKRLLKEHLKRLAGTQLDISSVQVTEKTDFTELTNKEPWVSSTKLVVKPDMLFGKRGKSGLVALNLDLAQVAQFVKERLGVEVEMGGCKAPITTFVVEPFVPHDDEYYLSIVSERLGSTISFSECGGIEIEENWDKVKTIFLPTEKPMTSEACAPLIATLPLEVRSKIGDFIKGVFSVFQDLDFSFVEMNPFTLVKGEPYPLDMRGELDDTAAFKNFKKWGNVEFPLPFGRVMSPTESYIHTLDEKTSASLKFTVLNPKGRIWTMVAGGGASVIYADTVGDLGYASELGNYAEYSGAPNEEEVLQYARVVIDCATAEPDGRKRALLIGGGIANFTDVAATFNGIIRALREKESKLKASRMHIYVRRGGPNYQTGLAKMRSLGEELGVSLEVFGPEATMTGICKQAIDCIMSAS; via the exons ATGGCTAGGAAAAAGATTAGAGAGTATGATTCTAAAAGACTTCTTAAAGAACACTTAAAAAGACTTGCTGGAACTCAATTGGATATTTCTTCTGTTCAG GTAACTGAAAAAACAGACTTTACGGAGTTAACAAACAAAGAACCATGGGTTTCATCTACAAAACTAGTAGTGAAGCCGGATATGTTGTTCGGAAAGCGTGGGAAGAGTGGTTTGGTAGCTCTAAACTTGGATTTAGCTCAGGTTGCACAGTTTGTGAAAGAGCGCCTTGGTGTAGAG GTGGAGATGGGAGGATGTAAGGCGCCGATTACCACATTTGTTGTCGAACCTTTTGTTCCACATGACGATGAATATTACCTTTCTATTGTTTCTGAGAGGCTTGGTAGCACCATTAGCTTTTCAGAATGTGGGGGTATTGAAATTGAAGAGAACTGGGATAAG GTAAAGACCATCTTCTTACCAACAGAGAAGCCAATGACATCTGAGGCATGTGCTCCACTGATTGCTACCCTTCCCTTAGAA GTTCGTTCAAAAATAGGAGATTTCATAAAGGGTGTATTTTCTGTATTTCAAG ATCTGGACTTCAGTTTCGTAGAGATGAATCCATTTACGTTGGTGAAAGGGGAGCCATACCCGTTGGATATGAGAGGAGAATTGGATGACACTGCAGCCTTCAAGAATTTTAAGAA GTGGGGTAATGTAGAGTTTCCGTTGCCTTTTGGTAGAGTTATGAGTCCTACAGAGAGTTACATTCATACACTTGATGAGAAG ACAAGTGCATCGTTGAAGTTCACGGTTTTGAACCCTAAAGGAAGAATCTGGACGATGGTGGCTGGAGGTGGTGCAAGTGTGATATATGCTGATACT GTTGGAGATCTGGGTTATGCATCAGAGCTTGGGAACTATGCAGAATATAGTGGGGCCCCAAATGAGGAGGAAGTGTTGCAGTACGCGAGAGTCGTTATTGAC TGTGCTACTGCAGAACCTGATGGTCGTAAGAGAGCTCTACTAATTGGAGGAGGCATAGCTAACTTCACCGATGTAGCTGCTACATTTAATGGGATTATTCGAGCCCTTCGTGAAAAG GAATCCAAGCTAAAAGCATCAAGAATGCACATCTATGTTCGAAGAGGAGGCCCAAATTATCAGACTGGTCTAGCTAAAATGCGTTCTCTAGGAGAAGAACTCGGCGTCTCTCTTGAG GTTTTCGGCCCTGAGGCAACAATGACTGGAATTTGCAAGCAAGCAATTGACTGCATCATGTCTGCCTCATAA